One part of the Candida albicans SC5314 chromosome R, complete sequence genome encodes these proteins:
- a CDS encoding ribosome dissociation factor (Ortholog of S. cerevisiae Dom34; a protein that facilitates ribosomal subunit dissociation when translation is stalled; peloto ortholog; Hap43-repressed gene), with product MQVKNKAKLKDKNVAITLVPEDSEDLWYLYNLLKKGDTVQLVTHRNVKKGNQAQITKGKSKMEKIVVRLKLLVEDIDYIASDQTMRINGKSLVQQEYIPLNSFHTAEVELNKELTILKDNWDEYDMTLLNELCSIENKADIGAVVFQEGVAHICYVADSMTVLKAKVEKSIPRKNNEYGTRDLEKAMNSFFNMIISSMTRHFDFEKLKVVILASPGFLAKTLYDRLIQECLNLQNSGKESKVYSSILKNKSKFLIAHASTGYLQGLEEVLDDPQTKKRLADTKFLEESEALQRFQRALNDDDGRAWYGLEEITKALNMDAVRYLMVSDALFRSDDIEERRHYIDLTEQAKTLGAKVYIFSSLHESGEQLNQLTGIAALLKYPIPDLDDSDEED from the coding sequence ATGCAAGTTAAAAACAAAGCCAAATTAAAAGACAAGAATGTTGCAATAACCTTGGTACCCGAAGATTCCGAGGATTTATGGTATTTGTACAACTTACTAAAGAAAGGAGACACGGTGCAATTGGTTACTCACCGTAATGTCAAGAAGGGAAACCAAGCTCAAATCACAAAGGGGAAAAGCAAAATGGAAAAGATTGTGGTTAGATTGAAGTTACTAGTAGAAGACATAGACTACATTGCTTCTGATCAAACCATGAGAATCAATGGTAAATCTTTAGTGCAACAAGAATATATCCCTTTGAACAGTTTCCACACCGCTGAggttgaattgaataaagaATTGACTATTTTGAAAGATAACTGGGATGAATACGACATGACTTTATTAAACGAGTTGTGTTCTATTGAGAATAAAGCTGACATTGGTGCAGTTGTTTTCCAAGAAGGTGTGGCACACATTTGTTATGTGGCTGATTCCATGACTGTTCTAAAAGCCAAAGTTGAAAAGTCTATCCCACGAAAGAATAACGAATACGGTACTAGAGATTTGGAAAAGGCAAtgaattcatttttcaatatgaTCATATCGAGCATGACTAGACACTTTGATTTcgaaaaattaaaagttgTTATATTAGCATCACCCGGGTTTTTAGCCAAAACCTTATATGATCGATTGATACAGGAGTGTTTGAACTTGCAAAATTCAGGAAAAGAGAGCAAAGTCTATTCTAGtatattgaaaaacaagAGCAAGTTTTTGATAGCTCATGCATCTACTGGTTATTTACAAGGACTAGAGGAAGTGTTGGATGATCCTCAGACTAAAAAGAGATTAGCAGACACTAAATTTTTGGAGGAGCTGGAGGCATTACAGCGCTTCCAAAGAGCGTTGAATGATGACGACGGAAGAGCGTGGTATGGGTTAGAGGAAATCACAAAGGCATTAAACATGGATGCAGTAAGGTATCTAATGGTGTCTGATGCTTTGTTTAGAAGCGACGATATTGAAGAGAGAAGACATTACATTGACCTTACCGAACAAGCTAAAACCTTAGGTGCTAAGGTGTACATTTTTTCAAGTCTACATGAATCTGGTGAACAGTTGAATCAGTTGACGGGTATTGCTGctttattgaaatatcCGATTCCAGATCTTGATGAcagtgatgaagaagacTAG
- a CDS encoding uncharacterized protein (Ortholog of C. dubliniensis CD36 : Cd36_28190, C. parapsilosis CDC317 : CPAR2_802530, Candida tenuis NRRL Y-1498 : CANTEDRAFT_109615 and Debaryomyces hansenii CBS767 : DEHA2A12650g) has product MSESITITANSIDNPETDVRRNERFHLVPRKRLEALVTTSGLIGAMIGFYDGVKISSLRYLTENAHRMPKTVGGWYFYHKKKNYVMIVAGVKKAITTSFKYGAAVGGFFGLEYLLDISRGNTIDFFNTTTAAFLTSTFYAKYNKLSSMQTRKMIFKGTALGLTLGLIQDYLIHARKGRVWYLDRYTQQKLV; this is encoded by the coding sequence ATGAGTGAAAGCATAACGATAACAGCTAATAGCATAGATAACCCTGAAACAGATGTGAGGCGTAACGAAAGATTCCATCTCGTTCCCAGAAAAAGACTTGAAGCGTTAGTGACAACAAGTGGGCTAATCGGGGCAATGATTGGCTTTTACGATGGAGTAAAGATTTCATCACTCAGATACTTGACTGAAAACGCACATCGAATGCCGAAAACCGTGGGTGGGTGGTATTTTTATcataaaaagaagaattatgTCATGATCGTTGCTGGTGTCAAAAAGGCGATTACAACTAGTTTCAAATATGGTGCAGCTGTCGGTGGGTTCTTTGGTTTGGAATATTTACTAGACATTAGTAGAGGAAATACAATAGACTTTTTCAACACCACAACAGCAGCATTCTTAACATCGACCTTTTATGCAAAATACAACAAGTTGAGCTCTATGCAAACCAGAAAAATGATCTTCAAAGGGACGGCCTTGGGCTTGACCCTTGGTTTAATACAGGACTATTTAATTCACGCCAGAAAGGGTAGAGTCTGGTATTTAGATAGGTATACACAACAAAAACTCgtataa
- the MLC1 gene encoding Mlc1p (Microtubule-dependent localized protein; at Spitzenkorper and cytokinetic ring in hyphae; cell-cycle dependent localization to tip polarisome, bud neck in yeast and pseudohyphae; sumoylation target; rat catheter, Spider biofilm repressed), which translates to MSQNTKTYRDAFALFDKKGTGKIPVEHLGDLLRSVGQNPTLAEIADLQKTIKGSEFDFDTYQEIINRPDGFKPLGLPEDYIKGFQVFDKDHTGYIGVGELRYILTSIGEKLTDSEVDELLKGVNVTSDGNVDYVEFVKSILDQ; encoded by the exons ATG TCACAAAACACTAAGACCTACAGAGATGCATTTGCACTTTTCGATAAGAAAGGTACCGGCAAAATTCCAGTTGAACATTTGGGTGACTTGTTAAGATCTGTTGGCCAAAACCCAACTTTGGCTGAAATAGCTGATTTGCAAAAGACTATCAAGGGAAGCGAATTTGACTTTGATACCTACCaagaaatcatcaacagACCAGACGGTTTCAAACCTTTGGGTTTACCTGAAGATTACATCAAAGGATTCCAAGTATTTGACAAAGATCACACTGGTTATATTGGTGTTGGAGAATTAAGATACATTTTAACCTCAATAGGTGAAAAGTTGACTGACTCTGAAGTTGATGAGTTATTAAAAGGGGTCAATGTAACTTCTGATGGAAATGTGGATTATGTTGAATTtgtcaaatcaattttagaCCAATag
- the SMC5 gene encoding DNA repair ATPase (Protein similar to S. cerevisiae Smc5p, which is involved in DNA repair; transposon mutation affects filamentous growth), whose protein sequence is MSSESNGSASKRRKVLEPSKFRPGFIRKVRVWNFTTYSYTEFNLSPTLNMIIGPNGSGKSTLVASICIGLAGSINLIKRKNLKSMIKTGQEKSSVEITIENYEGHSPIVIKREFTAKESNWTVNNKRATESKIKDIRTKFNIQLDNLCHFLPQERVAEFAGLSPEKLLMETERTLGDGHLLIMHEDLIAKDNESQQLGNKIKDIEGRLAKLHEDRSKLEEEARKLEEYDRKSEEVDNHRLLIPYAKYQDLKNQRTHLKRLRDEAKHKLRTFQANFKPLENDIANAEKSINEESEKYSHLKDSLKSTLNEINQHKSTQKQVTTEISELRANLKSYQTRAEQKKKELEEIKKEIAELQEKQRGLPQVDPEEMQNLSTESTSKRHELRDLEEQFQEVNSQRSDIGRELTHLTEQLRGAEKRLSTKDKLDMLVSDARQNGRSYRLRDEAFDVHKRLRNEPEYEGRYFEAPVISCNVPDINYAAAAEKIIDNNTLFAFTVTNQSDFDFLSKFSQQTNTNTPLRMVNSVVNPTHEYSKHQLREFGFEGYLSDYIVGPKEVLSMLYSTSKIHTIPVSKHQLSSEQVRRLTNVSGNDRLPFTKFVAGDTLYNIQRSKYGSQQAFYITEKIGRSQYFGVQGLSQEAKDAINAEISKFKEKIEQKKRAYEGHRNNIDSFNERLTEIKHYIHDIKRKQSELQEISKRAGQLQTKIELKKEREQKLEKDSKRDYSSKIRMFEQKIDEKYLASGELFASLSNSVLELCEKENQMKLKKLEIIGYKNKKLTAESLLDELGARQEKLKNDYNRYKREYDEIKQSEAFKEIERQNEAYTDEERSRLADLAQVYVENGTFTEATIRSKIDLLEDELSLLTTADRGSIDALKQKLQDIQLAETNLPLLQTEKERLDTRIKGIQEEYEGELTSLVNKISLAFNKRFTKVASDGRVQLAKSERFKDWKLQILVKFRQESELKVLDHQSQSGGERAVSTIFFIMSLQGLTDAPFRIVDEINQGMDPKNEQMAHRYLVHTACQNSKSQYFLVTPKLLTGLYYHPDMVVHCIFTGPYITDNEEKRDNSMGMLDFAV, encoded by the coding sequence ATGTCATCTGAAAGCAACGGATCGGCTTCCAAAAGAAGGAAGGTTTTAGAACCATCAAAGTTTAGACCAGGGTTTATTAGAAAAGTTAGGGTATGGAACTTCACAACATATTCATACACCGAATTCAATCTCTCTCCAACCTTGAATATGATTATTGGTCCCAATGGGAGCGGTAAGAGTACTTTGGTTGCGTCTATATGTATTGGGCTTGCTGGTAGCATTAACTTAATTAAACgtaaaaacttgaaatcGATGATTAAAACAGGTCAAGAGAAATCGTCTGTGGAAATTACCattgaaaattatgaaGGTCACTCACCTATAGTAATTAAAAGAGAGTTTACTGCCAAAGAATCAAATTGGACAGTTAACAACAAGCGGGCCACtgaatcaaaaatcaaagataTAAGaaccaaattcaatatcCAACTAGACAACCTTTGTCATTTTTTGCCGCAAGAAAGAGTAGCAGAATTTGCAGGACTTTCCCCagagaaattgttgatggaGACAGAACGTACTCTTGGTGATGGccatttgttgataatgcACGAAGATTTGATTGCCAAAGATAACGAAAGTCAGCAATTGGGCAACAAGATTAAAGACATTGAAGGGAGATTAGCCAAATTACACGAGGATAGATCAaaattggaagaagaagcacGAAAATTAGAGGAGTACGATAGAAAGTCTGAAGAAGTTGATAATCACCGTCTTTTGATCCCGTATGCAAAATACCAAGACTTGAAAAACCAAAGAACTCACCTTAAACGATTGAGAGATGAAGCCAAACACAAGCTTCGTACTTTCCAAGCCAACTTTAAACCATTGGAAAATGATATCGCCAATGCTGAAAAGTCGATTAATGAAGAATCAGAAAAATATTCACATCTCAAAGACTCCCTCAAGCTGACTCTCAATGAAATAAACCAACACAAAAGTACTCAAAAACAAGTTACCACTGAAATAAGTGAATTACGAGCAAATTTAAAGTCTTATCAAACAAGGGCAGaacagaaaaagaaagagctagaagaaatcaagaaGGAGATAGCagaattacaagaaaaacaGAGAGGTTTACCTCAAGTTGATCCAGAAGAAATGCAGAATTTATCTACCGAGCTGACAAGTAAAAGACATGAGTTGAGAGACTTAGAAGAGCAATTTCAAGAAGTGAACAGTCAAAGAAGCGATATAGGTAGAGAGTTAACACATCTCACCGAACAATTAAGGGGAGCTGAAAAGAGACTTCTGACTAAAGACAAATTGGATATGTTGGTGAGTGATGCCAGACAGAATGGGAGATCTTATAGACTTCGTGACGAAGCTTTCGATGTACACAAAAGATTGCGAAATGAACCTGAATACGAAGGGAGATATTTCGAGGCACCAGTGATTTCATGTAATGTCCCCGACATAAATtatgctgctgctgctgaaaaaatcattgaCAACAACACATTGTTTGCCTTTACTGTCACAAACCAGagtgattttgattttctcTCCAAGTTCTCGCAACAAACTAATACCAACACTCCTTTGAGAATGGTGAATTCAGTAGTCAACCCAACTCACGAGTATAGCAAGCACCAATTACGAGAATTCGGGTTTGAAGGTTATTTGTCGGATTATATTGTTGGCCCTAAAGAAGTTTTATCAATGCTTTACAGCACTTCCAAAATTCACACTATTCCTGTTAGTAAACATCAGTTATCTAGTGAGCAAGTGAGAAGATTAACCAACGTCTCTGGGAATGACAGATTGCCATTTACAAAGTTTGTTGCAGGTGATACATTGTACAATATTCAAAGATCCAAATATGGAAGTCAACAGGCGTTTTACATTACAGAAAAAATAGGCAGATCACAGTATTTTGGAGTTCAAGGGTTATCACAAGAAGCCAAAGATGCCATTAACGCAGAAATCTCCAAATTTAAGGAGAAGATTGAGCAGAAAAAGCGAGCCTATGAGGGTCAtagaaataatattgatagtTTCAATGAACGTTTGACGGAAATTAAACATTACATTCATGACATTAAGCGGAAACAACTGGAATTACAAGAGATATCGAAACGTGCAGGACAACTTCAAACCAAGATAgagttgaaaaaagaaagagaacaGAAATTAGAAAAGGATTCTAAAAGAGACTATTCGCTGAAAATCCGGATGTTTGAGCAAAagattgatgaaaaatatcTAGCATCTGGTGAATTATTTGCTTCTTTGTCGAATTCTGTTTTAGAGCTTtgtgaaaaagaaaatcaaatgaagttgaaaaaattggaaatcaTTGGctataaaaataaaaaacttACGGCTGAAAGTTTACTCGATGAATTAGGAGCAAGACAggaaaagttgaaaaatgaCTACAACAGATACAAAAGAGAATACgatgaaattaaacaaagtGAGGCATTCAAAGAAATCGAAAGACAAAACGAAGCGTACACCGATGAAGAACGTTCTAGACTTGCTGATTTGGCCCAGGTTTATGTTGAAAATGGCACTTTCACAGAAGCTACTATTCGTCTGAAAATAGATTTGTTGGAGGACGAGTTGTCACTCTTGACAACTGCCGATAGAGGATCAATAGATGCGTTGAAACAGAAATTACAGGATATACAGTTAGCTGAGACAAACTTACCTTTGCTTCAAACCGAGAAGGAAAGGTTAGACACTAGGATAAAAGGTATTCAAGAAGAATACGAAGGAGAGCTAACGCTGTTGGTTAACAAAATATCGTTGGCGTTTAATAAGCGATTCACAAAAGTGGCTAGTGATGGACGAGTTCAATTGGCGAAACTGGAACGGTTTAAAGATTGGAAATTACAAATTCTTGTTAAATTTAGACAGGAATCGGAATTGAAAGTTTTAGATCACCAATCTCAATCCGGAGGTGAGAGAGCAGTTTCGAcgatttttttcattatgtCGTTACAAGGTTTAACTGATGCACCATTTagaattgttgatgaaatcaATCAAGGTATGGATCCAAAAAATGAACAGATGGCTCATCGTTATTTGGTCCACACTGCTTGTCAAAATAGCAAATCTCAGTATTTCTTGGTCACGCCAAAATTGTTAACCGGTTTATACTACCATCCAGATATGGTAGTGCATTGTATTTTTACAGGACCATATATCACTGATAACGAGGAGAAACGTGATAATAGTATGGGTATGTTAGATTTTGCTGTATAA
- a CDS encoding glutamate--tRNA ligase (Ortholog(s) have role in mitochondrial translation and mitochondrion localization) — MKLSLPIIRNYSKAGSLLKDSLAELAANSSHLSRQPKTPARTRFAPSPTGFLHLGSLRTALYNYLLAKSTGGEFILRIEDTDKNRLVPGAEDNIINTLKWCNLHIDEGPVEGGPYGPYRQSDRKHIYQKYANELLSKGLAYKCYCSKERLLELRESAQRLKPPTNVTYDRKCISESEHEGLPYVIRFKSPNNYPPFRDLLHGELSLQPQYNDKDRRFDDFVIVKNDGMPTYHFANVIDDHLMKITHVVRGEEWLPSTPKHIAMYHAMGWEPPQYIHIPLLTSLKDKKLSKRSGDLNILKLKDEGILPEALVNFVALFGWSPVRSNGEKFNEVMDLSDIIELFSIDQLTKGNAKVNDSKLYYFNKLHLAKKLESAEGLETLVEEYYPHFKQFSNQSKEYLYKLLKFMGPNLTSIHEIETDHQYLFQEIDYSKVKVPNDQTKSVLEYVLENGYYDAINKLPQQGIPKKNIFMSLRYALSGGKSGLAIPHFIELLGEIEFNRRLSNALKTVM, encoded by the coding sequence ATGAAGTTATCACTTCCCATTATCAGAAACTATTCCAAAGCAGGGTCTTTATTGAAGGACTCGCTAGCAGAACTTGCAGCTAACTCTTCACACTTATCAAGACAACCCAAAACTCCTGCAAGAACAAGATTTGCCCCTTCACCAACGGGGTTTTTACATCTTGGTTCATTACGGACTGCATTATATAATTACTTGTTAGCGAAAAGTACAGGAGGAGAATTTATTTTACGAATTGAGGATACAGATAAAAACAGGCTAGTTCCAGGAGCAGAAGAtaatatcatcaacacTTTAAAGTGGTGTAATTTACATATAGACGAAGGTCCAGTAGAAGGTGGGCCATATGGTCCATATAGACAATCAGACAGGAAacatatttatcaaaagtATGCGAATGAGTTGTTATCAAAAGGGCTAGCATACAAATGTTATTGTTCAAAAGAACGATTATTGGAATTACGTGAATCAGCCCAGAGACTAAAACCACCAACAAATGTCACATATGACCGGAAATGCATTCTGGAAAGTGAACACGAGGGATTGCCATATGTGATTAGGTTTAAGTCACCCAACAACTATCCACCATTCAGAGATTTATTGCACGGCGAATTAAGTTTACAACCTCAATATAATGACAAGGATAGACGATTTGACGATTTTGTCATTGTCAAGAATGATGGCATGCCTACATATCATTTTGCAAATGTCATTGATGACcatttaatgaaaatcaCTCATGTAGTTAGAGGAGAAGAATGGCTTCCGTCAACTCCAAAACACATTGCAATGTATCATGCAATGGGATGGGAGCCTCCTCAATACATCCACATTCCATTACTTACATCCTTGAAAGATAAGAAGTTATCCAAAAGAAGTGgtgatttgaatattttgaaattgaaagatgAAGGGATCCTCCCGGAGGCATTAGTCAATTTTGTGGCTTTGTTTGGGTGGTCGCCAGTGAGAAGCAACGGTGAGAAATTTAATGAAGTTATGGATTTATCTGacattattgaattgttttCCATTGACCAGTTAACTAAGGGCAATGCTAAAGTGAATGATCTGAAGTTATACtatttcaataaacttCATTTGGCCAAAAAGCTAGAGAGTGCAGAAGGATTAGAAACTCTTGTTGAAGAGTATTATCCACACTTTAAACAGTTCAGTAACCAATCCAAGGAGTATCTTTACAAGTTGTTAAAATTTATGGGTCCCAATCTTACAAGTATCCATGAAATAGAAACAGATCACCAGTATCTTttccaagaaattgattacaGCAAGGTGAAAGTACCCAATGACCAAACAAAAAGTGTTTTAGAATATGTTTTGGAAAATGGCTATTATGAtgcaattaataaattaccTCAACAAGGTATTCccaaaaagaatattttcatGAGTCTTCGGTATGCTTTAAGTGGTGGGAAATCAGGTTTAGCCATCCCTCATTTTATAGAGTTATTGGGTGAGATCGAATTCAACAGAAGATTGAGCAATGCTCTCAAAACTGTAATGTAA
- a CDS encoding uncharacterized protein (Ortholog of S. cerevisiae Mpm1; a mitochondrial intermembrane space protein of unknown function; Hap43-repressed; Spider biofilm induced) — MSNKKDQDSFTSDNSNNNSTKDSEKYTESIDKIVSNLGALTHSILDVTKDVGKDLNAKAKKLSDSWLSRIYDDEEEDGRLFEYPSFYQNRGCLEDEVKSHPIFGDLWIVFPFSQFGQFSGSFKSGSTPFGYYAYHGPSIRNYNECLTKNGKSVWDDQGYWRCLFPNSEVPVELLNFKKKYLKDEILTKEDFMSAMRKNSALDNFQGDGMVDLKEHGRFFDSYDKYLNWKNEQYNQRVKEREAKWKQLSLNKGDNFATSSSFSTSIKSDMYTDSETNEVKFTKVKTECDADGNCTVTRITKSKPVGSSVWTNEEENVEHVKKS; from the coding sequence ATGTCTAATAAAAAAGATCAAGATTCTTTCACCTCCGACAACAGTAATAACAACTCCACTAAAGATTCAGAAAAGTATACTGAGagtattgataaaattgtttcCAACTTAGGTGCATTAACacattcaattcttgatgTGACTAAAGATGTGGGTAAAGATTTGAATGCAAAGGCGAAAAAGTTATCTGACTCATGGCTTTCAAGAATTTAtgacgatgaagaagaagatggaAGACTTTTCGAATACCCTTCATTTTATCAGAATAGAGGTTGTTTGGAAGATGAAGTAAAATCCCATCCAATTTTTGGTGACTTGTGGATTGTTTTCCCATTTCTGCAGTTTGGACAATTTTCTGGAAGCTTTAAAAGTGGATCAACTCCCTTTGGATATTATGCTTATCATGGCCCGTCGATTCGGAACTATAATGAATGCTTGActaaaaatggaaaatcAGTTTGGGATGATCAAGGGTATTGGAGATGCCTCTTTCCAAATAGCGAAGTCCCCGTCGAGCttttgaattttaaaaagaaGTACTTGAAAGACGAAATATTAACCAAGGAAGATTTTATGAGTGCAATGAGAAAGAACTCAGCATTAGATAACTTCCAAGGTGATGGTATGGTTGACTTGAAAGAACATGGCCGATTCTTCGACTCATATGATAAGTAtttgaattggaagaatGAGCAATACAACCAAAGAGtcaaagaaagagaagCAAAATGGAAACAATTATCTCTTAATAAAGGAGACAATTTTGCTACAAGTTCTTCTTTCAGTACATCAATCAAATCCGATATGTACACTGATTCAGAAACCAATGAAGTCAAGTTTACAAAGGTTAAAACTGAATGTGACGCAGATGGTAATTGTACTGTAACAAGAATTACAAAACTGAAACCAGTTGGATCCTCTGTGTGGACTAATGAGGAAGAAAATGTTGAACATGTCAAAAAACTgtaa
- a CDS encoding uncharacterized protein (Ortholog(s) have role in late endosome to vacuole transport via multivesicular body sorting pathway and Vps55/Vps68 complex, late endosome localization), with protein MNPLNKIIFLSAFLASGFLLILLSCALYNNYHTLWVILIFLLAPLPNLIANSIESARDYNFLTFNDYGNSNDSTQSPLQEFGKYITGFLTVSGIALPLTFYHCGLIELGATIMSIIGGLIVYSDIIIFIWFFNTEEEEHDDFNF; from the coding sequence atgaatccattgaataaaattatatttttatcgGCATTTTTAGCATCAGGCtttttattgatattattgtCATGTGCATTATACAACAACTACCATACACTTTGGGTAATATTAATTTTCCTTCTAGCTCCATTACCAAATTTAATAGCCAATTCCATTGAGCTGGCACGAGATTATAATTTCTTGACGTTCAATGATTATGGCAATAGTAATGATTCAACACAATCACCATTACAGGAGTTTGGCAAATACATAACTGGGTTTTTGACTGTTAGTGGTATAGCTTTACCATTGACATTTTACCATTGTGGGTTAATTGAATTAGGGGCAACCATTATGAGTATAATTGGTGGTCTCATTGTATACAGCgacattattatttttatctgGTTTTTTAatactgaagaagaagaacacGATGACTTTAATTTCTAA
- the SYN8 gene encoding syntaxin (Putative endosomal SNARE; role in protein transport; rat catheter and Spider biofilm induced), with protein sequence MTIKDIKLTISKIKFNLDEINNLQEERNNIYDLDLTPSKNDNFEMISLISKTRQYFTFIEQDMNDYFDNLEKNGILDEFMNLVNQYTKIFEELSNDTNIDISEYKYVYKLPTPSQNGTEANPVQKSVRFKDTPDDNDASELMGTRHTFQPYKDDPDEDSSVEHEDISDHQMFAQHQQTLMRQDQDLDVLHQSISRQHMMSQDINHELDDQLIILNDLEQGVDSSLGHLNSANTRLRHFRTLMRENGSLVTICTLTVILILLLVILN encoded by the coding sequence ATGACTATAAAAGACATTAAACTTACTATTTCCAAAATAAAGTTCAACTTGgatgaaataaataatttgcAAGAGGAAAGAAACAACATATACGACTTGGATTTAACTCCTTCGAAAAATGATAACTTTGAAATGATAAGCTTGATACTGAAAACACGACAGTATTTTACTTTTATCGAACAAGATATGAATGATTACTTTGATAATCTAGAGAAAAATGGGATACTAGATGAGTTTATGAATTTGGTTAACCAGTACACCAAAATATTTGAGGAACTATCCAATGACACTAATATCGATATATCGGAATATAAATACGTGTATAAACTTCCAACTCCCAGCCAGAATGGCACAGAAGCCAATCCCGTTCAAAAGTCGGTTAGGTTTAAAGATACTCCTGACGATAACGATGCTAGTGAGCTAATGGGAACTAGACATACATTTCAACCATACAAGGATGATCCAGACGAGGACAGCTCAGTCGAGCATGAAGATATATCTGATCATCAAATGTTTGcacaacatcaacaaacaTTGATGAGACAAGACCAAGATCTAGATGTTTTGCACCAACTGATATCGCGCCAGCATATGATGAGTCAGGATATTAACCATGAACTTGATGATCAGTTGATTATCTTGAATGATCTAGAACAAGGTGTCGATCTGTCTTTGGGTCATTTAAATTCTGCAAATACACGATTAAGGCATTTTAGAACTTTAATGAGAGAAAACGGTAGTCTAGTCACTATTTGCACCTTAACAGttatattaatattattattagttatACTTAACTAG